The following nucleotide sequence is from Azoarcus sp. CIB.
GGTGTTCTGGTGCGCATTGTCGTGCAAGGCGATCGATCCCGACGATTTGGGTCGCGGTGTGGTGTTGGCCTTCGACGACGTCACCGAGCGCAAGACCGCGGAAACCGAGGTGCGCGATGCGCGCGAACGTGCCGAGGCCTGCAGCCGTGCGAAGAGCGACTTCCTCGCCAACATGAGCCATGAGATCCGCACGCCCTTCACGGGCATTCTGGGGGTGCTCGATCTGCTGCGTCACGCGAACCTGACGGAACAGCAGGACCGCTACGTCCGCCTCGCGCACGACAGCGCGCGGCAGTTGCTAGGCATCGTCAACGACATCCTCGACATCTCCCGCATCGAGGCCGGCAAGCTCGTGATCCGGCCGGAGAGCTTCGAACCGCGTTCGCTGTTCGGCGATGTCGCGCTGATCCACGAGGCGGCTGCCGAGCGCAAGAAGCTGCGCTTCAAGATCTCCTGGAGCGGGGACATCCCGCCGCTGCTGCAAGGTGACCCGGTGCGCTTGCGGCAGGTGGTCGACAACCTGCTCGGCAACGCAGTGAAGTTTACCCCCGCCGGCGGGGTGACCCTGAGCGTCGGCTGGTTGCCGACGGATGCCGGCAGAGGGCGTCTCAGGGTGGAGGTGCGTGACACCGGCATCGGGATCGCACGCGAGTGCCAGGAAAGCATCTTCGAGAAGTTCGGGCAGGCCGATTCGTCGACGACGCGCACGTTCGGCGGCAGCGGACTGGGACTCGCGATCTGCCGGCAGCTTGTCGGGCTGATGGGCGGCGAACTGGGCCTCAAAAGCCGCGAGGGCTCGGGCAGCACCTTCTGGTTCGAGCTCCCGCTCGAGCTGGGCGATCCGCAGCCTGCGCCGGTACCGCGAGCCGTGCCGCACGCCGTCGCGGCGCGCCTGGCGGGCGCTCGGGTCGTACTCGCGGACGACGTCGAGATGAGCGTGGAAGTGCTCGGCGAATACCTGCGCGCAGGCGGCTGCGTCGTGCGGTCGGCGCGCAACGGCGACGAGGCCGTCGAATTGGTGCACGAGTGGAAACCCGACTTGGTGCTGATGGACTGCCAGATGCCGGGCACGGACGGCTACGAGGCGACGCGTCGCATCCGCCTGCTCGAGGATTCTGAGCGGCACACGCCGATCATCGCCCTGACGGCGTTCGCAATGAGCGGGGATCGCGACAAGTGCCTCGAGGCCGGGATGGACGACTACCTGTCCAAACCGGTGGAGCGCGACGTGTTGCTCGGGACGCTCGTGAAGTGGTTGCGGTGCGAGGGCGCAGCGCGCTCGGGGCGGGCGGAGTTCGTCGGGCGGGTGCTGCTCGTCGACGACGATCCGGCCATCCGCGAGGCGAGCTGCGGCCTGCTGGAAGCGCTGGGCTGCGAAGTGAAGCTTGCCGCCTCGGGCCACGAAGCCCTTGAGGTCGCACGCGACGATGCGAACCTCGATATTGTGCTGATGGATTGCCGCATGCCCGGCATGGACGGCTGGGAAACGAGTCGCGCGTGGCGCGAGCACGAGCGCGAATTCGGCCAGACGCCCACCGCGATCGTCGCCCTCACGGCCGGCGAACGCGACGAGAACTTCGAGCGTTGCCGCGAGGCGGGAATGGACGACTTCCTCGGCAAACCGTTCTCGCCGGCCGAATTGAGCGGATTGCTAGGGCGCTGGCTCGCCCGGGGGTGAGCGTGCGGACCCACCCGTCGCCGCGCCGCGTCCGGCCCGACCGGGTGCTATGGTGAAGGTGACGGCCGCTCGCACAGGTATCGTTCCGGCATGACGCCGCGGCGCGGCCCCACACAGCGGAGGCGTGACACCATGAATCTGATTCCTGTCAGGATCGACAAACCCGAACCGATCAACGTCATCCTCGGCCAGACGCACTTCATCAAGTCGGTCGAGGATATCCACGAAGCGCTCGTCAATGCGGTGCCCGGCATCCGCTTCGGGCTCGCGTTCTGCGAAGCGTCCGGCGATCGCCTGATCCGCTGGTCGGGCACCGACCAAGCACTGGTATTGCTGGCCCAGACGAACGCGCACGCGATCGGCGCGGGTCACAGCTTCATCGTCTTTCTCGGCGAAGGTTTCTATCCGGTCAATGTCCTCAACGCGATCAAGCAGGTGCCCGAGGTGTGCCGCATCTTCTGTGCGACGTCGAATCCAGTCGAGGTTCTGCTGGCGGAAACGGGGCAGGGGCGCGGGATCATCGGTGTCGTCGACGGTTATCCGCCGCTCGGGATCGAGGACGATGAGAAGATCGAAGCGCGCAAGCTGCTGCTGCGGCAAATCGGCTACAAGCTCTGAGTTTCTGCACATTCGCGCCAGGGCAAACATCAATCCTGGATGACGGTGTGCGCGAGTGGACGTGCAGAAACGAAAAAGCCAAACCGTGAAGGTTGGCTTGAATCGTTGAGTCCGTTGGTGCCGACAATCTGACTCGAACAGATGACCGCTGCTGCCGGTCTTCCTGCGCTCTCTCTGCATGGCCTGCGCCGCTCCATCGGTACGTTGGCCGAATGGGTGGAATGCCCGGTCGGCGTGTCCGCGCAGATCATGGGGCATAAACCGAGTGCCATTGCCGAGAAGCATTACCGCCGCCGGCCGCTCGACCTGTTGCGCCAGTGGCACACGAAGATTGAGGGCTGGATTCTGGAGCAGGCCGGAATCGAGCAGCCGGATTCCTGGCAGTCGACGGGTTTGCGCGTCGTGGCATAGCATCGACTTGCTGTTTATACAAAAATTTATATACTTAGCCCATGAAGCCGATTTCCTTCCGTGGAACTGCGCTCGATGATCTGCGCCAGTTTCCGTTGAATGCACGTCGCGAGGCCGGTTATCAACTCGATCTGGTGCAGCACGGGCAAGAGCCAATCGACTGGAAGCCCATGAACAGCGTAGGACAGGGGGTGAAGGAGATTCGCATACGAGACGCCGACGGCGCGTTTCGCGTGATCTATCTGGCCAAGCTGGCTGATGCCGTGCACGTGTTGCACTGCTTTCAGAAAAAGACGGAAAAGACAGCGGATGCCGACATTGAACTTGCCCGCAAGCGTTACCGGGTACTCATGGGAGAGCAACGATGACGACTCAGACCTTTACCAGCGTGTGGGATGCGATCGAGGATACGCCGCAACAGGTCGCAAGCATGCGGGCCAAGGCTGAACTGATGCGCGCCTTGGAGCAGACGATCCGCCAGCGCGGCATGACGCAGCAGGACGCCGCCGCACTTTTCGGTGTGACCCAGCCGCGAATCTCGGACCTGATGCGCGGCAAGATCAATCTGTTTTCGCTTGATGCGTTGATTGATATGGCAGCGACCGCGGGCCTGTCGCCGCACATCGTATTCGAGAACGAACCGCTTGCTGCTTGACTGAGCTTGTGGGGTCCCAAGAGCCGGACGCAAACGCAGTGCGCGAATTTCGTTCTCTACCAATTCTCTACCGAGTCACAGGGAGAGCATGGAACACGAAAAAGCCAACCCCTGCGAGTTGGCTTAAGTCTCTGAATCCATTGGTGCCGACAATCTGACTCGAACAGATGACCTACCGCTTACAAGGCGGTTGCTCTACCAACTGAGCTATGCCGGCGCGGGCCGGATTATAGCGTAACGCTGGCGTCCTGAAAGCGCTGATAGATCGCTTCGACTTCTTCGCGGCAATGGAGCAGGGCCTGTACCGCAGGTGCATAGAGCTGGGAACCCGACATGCGTTCGATTTCCTCGAAGGCGTTGTCCAGCGTCCAGGCGGGCTTGTAGCTGCGCGCGCAGGCCAGCGCGTCGAAGACGTCGGCGGTAGCGACGATGAGGGCTTCGAGCGGAATCGCGTCGCCGCGGAGGCCATGCGGATAGCCGCTACCGTCCAAGCGTTCGTGGTGCGCGATGACGATGTTGCGCAGCATGTCGATGTTCGACAGGGATGCGAGGCCGAAGTCGTTGATCAGGCGTTCGGCCATCTGCAAGCCGACGATGACGTGCCGGCGCATCTCCTCGCGTTCGGTATCGTCGAGCTTGCCGGGCTTGAGCAGGATGCGGTCGGGCACGCCGACCTTGCCGATGTCGTGCAGGGCGGAAAACAGGAAGATGTTTTCCGCGTAGTCGTCGGTCTTGCCGTGCGCCGGGCCGATTTCGCGTGCGATGAGGCGGGCATAGCGCGCCATGCGGTCGAGGTGGGCGCCGGTTTCGAGGTCGCGCACGTGGGCGAACTGGCTCGCCAGCCTCAGCCCGCCCACCAGCATCTGCACGGTGGCGAGCTCCTGGGTCACGATCATGCCGATGAGATGGCCGTAGAGCAGGAGGTCAGCGACGACCGGGTCCTGAAAGACGTCGCGCTCGCGGGCGTCGAAGAACAGGAAGCCGAGCAGTTGGTCGCCCCGCCGGATCGGCAGCGTGAGGCTGGACTGGAAACCTTCGTTGTGCAGCCAGCGCGAGTGCGTCGTGTCGGACTGCGCCAGCTTGCCGAGGTCGTTGAGCACGCGCGCCTGTCCGCTTTCGGCGATAGCGAGCAGCGAGGGGACGGTGTCGATCGGGCACTCGTAGCCGTTCAGCGGCGTGATCCCCGGCTCGTTGCTGGCGACGAAGGTCTTGAGGCGCCGCATCTCGGGGTCGTAGAGTGCGACGGCGATGCGTGCGATGGCGGGATAGCGTTCGTGGATGCGCTGGTGCAGTTCACGCACCTTGTCGCTGACCGACGCGACGTGCAGGTTTCCGGCCTGCTTGGCGGCGGATGCGGCGAATTCCTGCCAACTGTCGGTGACGCTCATGATGTTGGTTCGCGCGGGAACGGGAATCAATTATCAATTACGGCCCGAGGCGCCGCCAGTACTTTCGACACATCTCCGTGCGTGGCCCTCCGGAACCGGTGCGCTTCAGTAGCGGGCGCCGGTGGTGCGCAGGCGTTCGATGTCCGGGATATGGATCGTGCGCCCCTCGACGACGATCAGGCCAACCTCGGCCAGTTCGTGCAGGATGCGCGAGAAGTGTTCCTGCGTGAGGTTGAGTCGCGAGGCGATCGTGCCCTTGCTGGTCGGCAGGCGGATCGAGACGCGTCCGCACAGGCCCGGTTCGCCGCTGCTTTCCTCCTCGCGCAGCAGGTAGCCGACGATGCGCTCGCGACCGGAGAGCAGGGAGTAGGTCTCGACGTCGGCGATGAGGTGGTGCAGGCGCTGCGACAGCCCGGCGATGATGCGGCGGCAGAACGTGGGATCGCGGTCCATCTCCTCGAACACCACGCTCTTGGCGATGTGCAGCAGCCGGCTATCGCTGAGGGCCTGTGCCATCACGAAGTAGGGCTTCTCCATGAACATCACCGCCTCGCCGAAGCTCTGGCCCGGGCGCATGATCTCGATGACCTTTTCCTGGCCTTCGGCGGAGGTGAAAGCGAGTTTGATCTGGCCGCACAGCACCAGGTGGAAGCCGTGGCAGGGGTCGCCGCGGTGGAACAGCACGGTGCCCTTGTCGACGTTCTGTTCGCGCACGCCGCGCGCGAAGCGGGCAAGTTCGCCGGGGTCGAATCCTTCGAGGAGCGGGACATGGGCGAGCAGACGACACAGGTTCTCGGTGTCCGCGTGCGGCGTCACGGGCAGGCCCGAGCGCTCGCGCAGGCAGTCGGTCAAGGGCATGGCATCACCGCGTGAGTTGGGCGTAGAACATGGGCAAACGCGCCGGCAGTTCTTCCGGCTTGCGGATCACCGCGAAGCCGGCCGGGCCGAAGAGGTGCGGGAGGTAGCCGGCGCCCTCGCGGTCTATCGTCACGCAGAAGGGCACGAGACCGAGCTTGCGCGCCTCGGATACGGCAATGCGCGTGTCCTCGATGCCATAGCGGCCTTCGTAGAGATCCAGGTCGTTGGGCTTGCCGTCCGACAGGATCAGGAGGATGCGCCGCGCGGCGGGCTCGGCGGCGAGGATCTGGCTCGAGCGCCGGATCGCGGCGCCGAGGCGCGTGTAGTAGCCGGGTTTGATCGCGCTGATGCGGCCGCGGATGCGATCATCGAAGCGGTCGCCGAAGTCCTTCAGCCGATGGAAGCGCACCTGGCTGCGTTTTACGGAGGAGAAGCCGGCGATCGCGAAGCGGTCCCCCGTGGCACCAAGCGCCTCGCCGAAGAGCAGCAAGGCGTCGCGGATCACGTCGATGACGCGCGCTTCGCTCGACACCCAGCTGTCCGTGGACAGGGAAAGGTCGGCGAGCACCATGCAGGCGAGATCGCGTTCGCGCTTTTCCAGCGACAGCCAGAGTTGGTCCGAGGGGTGGCGGCCCACGGCGCGGTCCGTCTGCGCGCGCACGACCGCGTCGACGTCGAGCTCGGAGCCGTCGACCTGCGCCTTGATCCAGCGCCGTCCCGGTTGCAGCGCCGCAAACTGCTGGTGCAGGCGCTTGGCGGTGCGGCGAAGGTGCTCAGGCAGCGGGCAGGGCTGGGCATCGCGCGCGGCGAGTTCAGCCAGGCGCACGTGGTCTTCCAGCAGCACGCCCTTGCGGTAATCCCATTCCGGCAGGGGGATGCCAGGGCCGAGCACGATGTCGTCCTCGGCCGCAGAAGGAAGGTCGAGATCGAAGCGCACCTTGGAGGCGACGCGTTCCGTGTCCTGCGTGAGCGACAGGTGGTCGAGGTCGCGCGCCGCATCGGCGGCGTTCGGGTCGGGGTCGTCGTCTGAAGGCCGGTTGATGCGCAGGAACTCAGCGATCGCGAGCAGGCTTTCCGCGCGGAACATCAGCAGCAGGCCGTTCTTTTCCTTCGGCATGTCGACCTGCTCGGCACGGTGGGCGCGGCGCTCGGATTCGTCGAAGGCCGGCGGGCCACCGTCAGCGGTCTGCTCCGGATCGGCGCCGCTGCGGCGCGTCGCGCCTCCCGTTGCGGCCAGCGATCCGGTGAGCCACAGCAGCACGGGGTGAGCCGGCGGCGTGCCCTGCGCCACGGCCGGGAGCGCGAACACGGTGCCCGGCGCTTCCAGCGCGCGCCGGATCGCGCGTTCGCGCTCGGCCTCCTGCGGCGGCAACTTCTCGGGCTTGGGGCGCTTCGGCAGATAGGCCTCGACCAGCCGCCGGTAGCGCGGCGCAAGCCCGGGCCACGCATGCAGTGCGGCGCAGGTCGCGAACTGGTTGCGGCGGAAGTCCCGGTCGGCTTCGTCGTCGCCTTCGGCGGCGAGGCCTTCGTGCGCGGCGGCGAGCGCAGCGAGCCACAGGTAGAGATCGCGGTTCAGCGATTTCTCCGGGAAGGCGTCGATCTCCGGCGGCAGCCGCAGCGTAGACGGGTCCATGCGCGCCCGCGCCGCGCGGTCGCCGGCGCCGGCGATGCGGGCGAGCAGGCCGCGCCGCGCACCATGCTCGTCGTTGGTTGCCGCGGCAACGCGCAGGCCCGGATCGCCCCCCAGCGCGCGGAAGAACACGCCCGCCGTGCGTTCGATGTCCTTGAGCCGTACGACCGCGTCGGGGTGGTTGCCGACCGCGGCGCGGGTGATCAGACGGTGCCAGATCTTGCCTACGGCTTCTTCCATGCTAGCGTTCCTTGCCGGAGCGGAATCCGGCCTCGTTCTGGCGTGCGGCTTCGTTGCTGACCCACTGCAACAGCGGGCCCTGCGGGTTGTTGCGCTGGCTCTGCTCACAAGCCTCGACGCACTGCGCGCACTGCGTGCAGGTGAACATCAGGCGCTTGATGTTGCGCGGCGTGAGCCGCATCGGGCACACGGCATCGCAGGCCGACTGCCGGTCCGGCAGGCAGCTCGCACAGTCGGCGGCGCGCTTGCGCTGGAAGCCGACGACCATCGCCTTGCGGTTGCCCATCCACGCCAGGCTCTGGAACAGGCCGACCGCGCAGGCATAGCGGCAGAACAGGTGCCGTGCGAACAGGAATTCGATCGACAGCGCCGCGGTGCCGGCCGTGAGGAAGATCCTCTGGTTGCGCGTGAGCTCGCCGCCGAAGAGATTGCCGTAGATCTCCGCCGGCGGCAGCAGATAGGTCAGGAACACCACCGACCACAGGAAGGCGAAGAACACCGCCGCCGGCACGACGACCAGCCACCAGCGAGCGTCCGCGCGCCACGGCGTGCCGTCCGCCTTCCAAGGCGGAAGCGGTTCCTTGACCCACACGCTGGGCTTGCCCGAGGCCTTCTGCATCAGCTTGTTGATCGTCTCGACGACCGAGAAGTGCGGGCACAGCCAGCCGCAGTACAGGCGCCCCCATTTCCACGACACCCACAGGAAGGCCGCTGCGCCGACGAGGATGGGGACGAACAGCCGCAACATGACGTTCGCACCCGCTTCGAACGCGCCGATGCGCCCGGCGAGGAAGTCGTCCATGCCCAGCCGCCATTCCATGCCGAGCAGCCATGCGTGGCCCGCGTCGAGGTCATAGCGGAGGATGTCGAACACCGGGGCGAGGATGAACAGCGTGAAGAAGGCGACCTGGAAGGCGATGCGCTTCTTCTGCGTGCGGTTATGGCCCATCGGCTTCGCGCTCGCGATGGGGATCACGCGCCGGGCGGGTTTCGCCTCGACGTCGGGATTCGCGGACAGCAGGGAGGGAAGCGGGGCGTTCATGGACTTACTCGTAGAGATCCGGGCCGATGAAGGGGTACTGCCAGCTGCGGCCGAGAATCGCGTGATTCAGTCCGACGACGCCGAAGATCACCAGCGTGGCGTGAAACGAAACGAAGTAGAGAATGCCGAGCACCCACGACCACGGATCGTCGAA
It contains:
- a CDS encoding response regulator yields the protein MKDHSKGAQRLPFIIYGVAVLAGVMLMIGFARFNTLHEVFLGANFNAVHGARTLLKARYFLGHAQERIERAGDDVLKRSQHLAHAAEALALAASYGAEGQDADPALRRSLLSRIAPIRESVSRVAMLDSAAADEQLAEVVREVRRLAGDFEAAELDRWGVLSSLNAQLADRMDGMRLIIAAIVAGFALLMWMLGWALLQARRAEVGLRRAKEGLEAVQQTTLDAAAVGIAYVDTSNPADRRITRANRQMAAIFGYSEGGLIGLRTADLFPDAGSHEQVASRALPGLVAGEVLRMETQMRRRSGEVFWCALSCKAIDPDDLGRGVVLAFDDVTERKTAETEVRDARERAEACSRAKSDFLANMSHEIRTPFTGILGVLDLLRHANLTEQQDRYVRLAHDSARQLLGIVNDILDISRIEAGKLVIRPESFEPRSLFGDVALIHEAAAERKKLRFKISWSGDIPPLLQGDPVRLRQVVDNLLGNAVKFTPAGGVTLSVGWLPTDAGRGRLRVEVRDTGIGIARECQESIFEKFGQADSSTTRTFGGSGLGLAICRQLVGLMGGELGLKSREGSGSTFWFELPLELGDPQPAPVPRAVPHAVAARLAGARVVLADDVEMSVEVLGEYLRAGGCVVRSARNGDEAVELVHEWKPDLVLMDCQMPGTDGYEATRRIRLLEDSERHTPIIALTAFAMSGDRDKCLEAGMDDYLSKPVERDVLLGTLVKWLRCEGAARSGRAEFVGRVLLVDDDPAIREASCGLLEALGCEVKLAASGHEALEVARDDANLDIVLMDCRMPGMDGWETSRAWREHEREFGQTPTAIVALTAGERDENFERCREAGMDDFLGKPFSPAELSGLLGRWLARG
- a CDS encoding adenosine-specific kinase, with translation MNLIPVRIDKPEPINVILGQTHFIKSVEDIHEALVNAVPGIRFGLAFCEASGDRLIRWSGTDQALVLLAQTNAHAIGAGHSFIVFLGEGFYPVNVLNAIKQVPEVCRIFCATSNPVEVLLAETGQGRGIIGVVDGYPPLGIEDDEKIEARKLLLRQIGYKL
- a CDS encoding type II toxin-antitoxin system RelE/ParE family toxin, whose protein sequence is MKPISFRGTALDDLRQFPLNARREAGYQLDLVQHGQEPIDWKPMNSVGQGVKEIRIRDADGAFRVIYLAKLADAVHVLHCFQKKTEKTADADIELARKRYRVLMGEQR
- a CDS encoding XRE family transcriptional regulator — its product is MTTQTFTSVWDAIEDTPQQVASMRAKAELMRALEQTIRQRGMTQQDAAALFGVTQPRISDLMRGKINLFSLDALIDMAATAGLSPHIVFENEPLAA
- a CDS encoding HD domain-containing phosphohydrolase; this translates as MSVTDSWQEFAASAAKQAGNLHVASVSDKVRELHQRIHERYPAIARIAVALYDPEMRRLKTFVASNEPGITPLNGYECPIDTVPSLLAIAESGQARVLNDLGKLAQSDTTHSRWLHNEGFQSSLTLPIRRGDQLLGFLFFDARERDVFQDPVVADLLLYGHLIGMIVTQELATVQMLVGGLRLASQFAHVRDLETGAHLDRMARYARLIAREIGPAHGKTDDYAENIFLFSALHDIGKVGVPDRILLKPGKLDDTEREEMRRHVIVGLQMAERLINDFGLASLSNIDMLRNIVIAHHERLDGSGYPHGLRGDAIPLEALIVATADVFDALACARSYKPAWTLDNAFEEIERMSGSQLYAPAVQALLHCREEVEAIYQRFQDASVTL
- a CDS encoding Crp/Fnr family transcriptional regulator; its protein translation is MPLTDCLRERSGLPVTPHADTENLCRLLAHVPLLEGFDPGELARFARGVREQNVDKGTVLFHRGDPCHGFHLVLCGQIKLAFTSAEGQEKVIEIMRPGQSFGEAVMFMEKPYFVMAQALSDSRLLHIAKSVVFEEMDRDPTFCRRIIAGLSQRLHHLIADVETYSLLSGRERIVGYLLREEESSGEPGLCGRVSIRLPTSKGTIASRLNLTQEHFSRILHELAEVGLIVVEGRTIHIPDIERLRTTGARY
- a CDS encoding nitric oxide reductase, giving the protein MEEAVGKIWHRLITRAAVGNHPDAVVRLKDIERTAGVFFRALGGDPGLRVAAATNDEHGARRGLLARIAGAGDRAARARMDPSTLRLPPEIDAFPEKSLNRDLYLWLAALAAAHEGLAAEGDDEADRDFRRNQFATCAALHAWPGLAPRYRRLVEAYLPKRPKPEKLPPQEAERERAIRRALEAPGTVFALPAVAQGTPPAHPVLLWLTGSLAATGGATRRSGADPEQTADGGPPAFDESERRAHRAEQVDMPKEKNGLLLMFRAESLLAIAEFLRINRPSDDDPDPNAADAARDLDHLSLTQDTERVASKVRFDLDLPSAAEDDIVLGPGIPLPEWDYRKGVLLEDHVRLAELAARDAQPCPLPEHLRRTAKRLHQQFAALQPGRRWIKAQVDGSELDVDAVVRAQTDRAVGRHPSDQLWLSLEKRERDLACMVLADLSLSTDSWVSSEARVIDVIRDALLLFGEALGATGDRFAIAGFSSVKRSQVRFHRLKDFGDRFDDRIRGRISAIKPGYYTRLGAAIRRSSQILAAEPAARRILLILSDGKPNDLDLYEGRYGIEDTRIAVSEARKLGLVPFCVTIDREGAGYLPHLFGPAGFAVIRKPEELPARLPMFYAQLTR
- a CDS encoding 4Fe-4S binding protein, giving the protein MNAPLPSLLSANPDVEAKPARRVIPIASAKPMGHNRTQKKRIAFQVAFFTLFILAPVFDILRYDLDAGHAWLLGMEWRLGMDDFLAGRIGAFEAGANVMLRLFVPILVGAAAFLWVSWKWGRLYCGWLCPHFSVVETINKLMQKASGKPSVWVKEPLPPWKADGTPWRADARWWLVVVPAAVFFAFLWSVVFLTYLLPPAEIYGNLFGGELTRNQRIFLTAGTAALSIEFLFARHLFCRYACAVGLFQSLAWMGNRKAMVVGFQRKRAADCASCLPDRQSACDAVCPMRLTPRNIKRLMFTCTQCAQCVEACEQSQRNNPQGPLLQWVSNEAARQNEAGFRSGKER